One genomic window of Candidatus Methylomirabilis lanthanidiphila includes the following:
- a CDS encoding Plasmid maintenance system killer protein: MEITFISRKLQKVCNSEKEMRARFAKPLAERLQQRLAELKAADTLDDIRRLPPARCHELSQNRKGQLAVDLVQPKRLIFEPDHNPVPCKPDGGLDWSHVTRIRVIEIIDYH; this comes from the coding sequence ATGGAGATAACTTTTATCTCCAGGAAATTGCAGAAGGTCTGCAACTCAGAAAAAGAGATGCGGGCCAGGTTCGCTAAGCCGTTAGCCGAACGGCTCCAGCAGCGGTTGGCCGAACTCAAGGCAGCGGACACGCTTGACGATATCCGTCGGTTGCCCCCGGCCCGCTGCCACGAACTATCACAGAATCGAAAAGGTCAGCTTGCCGTCGATTTGGTGCAACCCAAACGACTCATCTTTGAGCCGGACCATAATCCCGTACCTTGTAAGCCGGATGGTGGGCTTGATTGGTCTCATGTCACGAGAATCCGAGTGATCGAAATCATTGACTACCACTGA